The following are encoded together in the Pedobacter steynii genome:
- a CDS encoding NUDIX hydrolase has product MNKTTPAIKQDIKVSVDAIVFGYNQENGISVLLIKRKIDPFADQWALPGGFVHNEESLEEAVARELKEEAGVSINYLEQLFTFGKPDRDPRTRIISVAYFGLVKSADFSLFASTDASEAAWFNIYELPPLAFDHQEIVGKAIARLRAKITYEPIGFELLDARFVFSDLEQLYMKLLGHNIDRRNFKRKVMSLGLVIELDEKAPSIGAGRPGNLYSFDYEKYKQLKVNGFDLNKLL; this is encoded by the coding sequence ATGAATAAAACTACACCTGCCATCAAACAAGATATAAAAGTTAGTGTTGATGCCATTGTTTTTGGATACAATCAGGAGAATGGGATCTCCGTACTGCTGATCAAAAGAAAGATTGACCCTTTTGCAGATCAATGGGCATTGCCGGGAGGATTTGTACACAATGAGGAGAGCCTGGAAGAGGCTGTAGCACGGGAGCTCAAGGAGGAAGCAGGAGTTTCTATCAATTATCTGGAACAGCTCTTCACCTTTGGTAAACCAGACCGTGATCCACGAACCCGCATTATCTCAGTAGCTTACTTCGGGCTCGTTAAATCTGCTGATTTCAGCTTATTTGCATCTACCGATGCTTCGGAGGCTGCCTGGTTTAACATTTATGAGCTGCCTCCATTGGCTTTTGACCATCAGGAGATTGTTGGGAAAGCCATCGCCCGTTTAAGGGCAAAGATTACTTATGAACCGATCGGTTTTGAGCTGCTTGATGCCCGATTTGTTTTTTCCGATCTGGAGCAATTGTACATGAAATTATTAGGTCATAACATTGACAGAAGGAACTTCAAACGCAAAGTAATGTCTTTAGGTCTGGTTATTGAGCTGGACGAAAAGGCTCCATCAATAGGGGCCGGGCGACCGGGGAATTTATATTCCTTCGATTACGAAAAATATAAACAGTTAAAAGTTAACGGTTTTGATCTTAATAAACTCCTTTAG
- the prs gene encoding ribose-phosphate diphosphokinase: MKVLNLSTGFKPFNSSLEEIESKSFLFSGGEVHIKLQDRADEVLVSARLNDSNDVMKLLLAVDALRRNGSKTITAFIPYLPYARQDRVMVGGEPLSIKVMCNLINSCNFEKVYVFDVHSEVSLALLDNCELISNYSLAKQVLSNHSDYLLVSPDAGALKKIYKLAEALSYTNDIVLCNKVRDVSNGKIKQITVDQDDLGGKDCFIIDDICDGGATFVGVAKELKKRNAGKVSLIVSHGIMSHGETELIDWIDHIYTTDSIKNDSSALISRIPLADLIEL, translated from the coding sequence ATGAAAGTACTAAATTTATCAACCGGATTCAAGCCCTTCAACTCTTCTCTTGAAGAGATAGAAAGCAAAAGCTTTTTATTCAGCGGAGGCGAGGTACACATCAAATTACAAGATCGTGCTGACGAAGTATTGGTCTCAGCCAGATTGAACGATTCTAACGACGTGATGAAATTGTTACTGGCAGTAGATGCGCTTCGCAGGAATGGAAGTAAAACTATTACTGCATTTATTCCTTACCTTCCTTATGCCCGCCAGGACAGAGTGATGGTAGGGGGAGAGCCTCTTTCCATTAAGGTGATGTGCAACCTGATCAACAGTTGCAACTTTGAAAAAGTGTACGTATTTGATGTGCATTCTGAAGTGTCCCTTGCCTTGCTCGATAACTGTGAACTGATCAGCAATTACAGTTTGGCAAAACAAGTATTGAGCAATCACAGCGATTACCTTCTGGTTTCGCCGGATGCTGGTGCACTTAAAAAAATCTACAAACTAGCCGAAGCCTTAAGCTATACCAATGATATTGTATTGTGTAATAAAGTCAGAGATGTGAGCAATGGAAAGATTAAACAAATCACTGTTGATCAGGATGATCTGGGCGGGAAAGATTGTTTTATCATTGACGATATCTGTGATGGCGGTGCCACTTTCGTAGGTGTGGCCAAAGAGCTTAAAAAGCGCAATGCCGGTAAAGTAAGCCTGATCGTTTCTCATGGTATCATGTCTCATGGAGAAACAGAACTCATAGATTGGATTGATCACATCTATACCACAGACTCTATTAAAAATGACAGTTCAGCACTAATCAGTAGAATTCCACTGGCCGACCTGATCGAATTGTAA
- a CDS encoding nicotinate phosphoribosyltransferase, with protein MKNILLQTDVYKMGHMEQYAPGCNKVYSYLTARSDKNFDETVFFGLQYYIKQYLSEPITPEMGEEFLTYRKLILGSNSPEIESKIRALCELGYLPIEIKAVEEGTIMPVRNVLMTITNTHPDFYWVVGFMESLLLKLWYTITVATCSHQYRKIVTRYFSETDEIEMEAAKAFQVHDFGYRGDASEEGAAISGVAHLLSFLGSDNVPALPCAVEYYNADIQGAPILLSVPASEHSVMCSFGREDEIGAFRHMLELYPTGIVSIVSDTFDVYKVLTEFAEILKDDILKRDGKVVFRPDSGNPEYIICGNPDAEEGSNEWKGAIRLLDEKFGSTLNSKGYKILNPKVGLIYGDGMYIERYLRTLERLKNMGYAASNLVIGVGGILRNHSRDTLGFAIKATYVEVNGEPREIEKDPITDHKKKSLKGMLCLTKDGDNYLTKDQCTPVEEAESLLQVVYRDGKLIKETSLEEIRMRIKEQEQVAVAQL; from the coding sequence ATGAAAAATATCCTTCTTCAAACCGACGTTTATAAAATGGGCCACATGGAACAATACGCTCCAGGTTGCAATAAAGTATATTCTTACCTCACCGCCCGTAGCGACAAGAATTTCGATGAAACTGTTTTCTTTGGACTACAATATTATATCAAACAATATTTATCTGAACCCATTACTCCGGAAATGGGTGAGGAGTTCCTGACGTACCGCAAACTGATCCTGGGCAGTAATTCTCCTGAGATTGAAAGTAAAATAAGAGCACTTTGTGAACTGGGCTACCTGCCAATAGAAATTAAAGCAGTAGAAGAAGGGACGATCATGCCGGTAAGAAACGTCCTGATGACGATCACTAATACCCATCCTGATTTCTACTGGGTGGTTGGATTTATGGAGAGCTTGTTACTCAAATTATGGTACACCATAACCGTTGCCACCTGCAGTCATCAGTATCGCAAAATTGTAACCCGTTATTTCAGTGAAACCGACGAAATTGAGATGGAAGCGGCCAAAGCCTTTCAGGTCCATGATTTCGGCTATCGCGGAGATGCTTCAGAAGAAGGTGCTGCTATTAGCGGGGTAGCGCATTTATTGTCTTTCCTTGGCAGTGATAATGTACCCGCTTTACCTTGTGCGGTAGAATACTACAATGCAGATATTCAAGGTGCTCCGATCCTGCTATCCGTGCCAGCAAGTGAGCATAGCGTGATGTGTTCTTTTGGAAGGGAAGATGAGATTGGCGCTTTCCGTCATATGCTGGAATTGTATCCTACAGGTATTGTATCTATTGTTTCTGATACCTTCGATGTATATAAAGTTCTTACGGAATTTGCTGAAATATTAAAAGACGATATTCTGAAAAGAGATGGAAAAGTAGTCTTCAGGCCAGACAGCGGAAATCCGGAGTACATCATTTGCGGAAATCCTGATGCGGAAGAAGGCAGCAATGAATGGAAAGGAGCGATTCGACTATTAGACGAGAAATTCGGTTCTACATTGAACAGTAAAGGATATAAAATATTAAACCCTAAAGTAGGCCTGATCTATGGTGATGGTATGTATATCGAAAGATACCTGAGGACCCTGGAACGCTTGAAAAATATGGGTTACGCAGCCAGTAACTTAGTGATTGGGGTAGGTGGTATCCTGAGAAACCATAGTCGTGATACCCTGGGGTTTGCCATTAAAGCGACTTATGTGGAAGTAAACGGTGAACCTAGAGAAATCGAAAAAGATCCGATCACTGATCACAAAAAGAAATCATTGAAAGGAATGCTTTGCCTTACAAAAGATGGAGATAACTATCTGACTAAAGACCAATGTACACCTGTTGAAGAAGCGGAATCTTTGCTTCAGGTAGTTTATCGTGATGGAAAACTGATTAAAGAGACCAGTCTCGAAGAAATCAGAATGCGGATTAAAGAACAGGAACAAGTAGCTGTTGCCCAACTTTAA